The Streptomyces sp. cg36 genomic interval CGCCGAGCAGGAGTCCCTGATCGAGGACGAGGAGCGCCGGATGGTGCACTCCGTCTTCGAGCTCGGCGACACCCTGGTGCGCGAGGTGATGGTGCCGCGCACCGACCTCGTCTGCATCGAGCGCTACAAGACCATCCGCCAGGCGCTCACCCTCGCCCTGCGCTCGGGCTTCTCCAGGATCCCGGTGACCGGCGAGAACGAGGACGACATCGTCGGGATCGTGTATCTGAAGGACCTGGTCCGCAAGACGCACATCAACCGCGACTCCGAGGCCGACCTGGTCTCCACCGCGATGCGCCCGGCCGCCTTCGTCCCCGACACCAAGAACGCCGGCGACCTGCTGCGCGAGATGCAGCAGGACCGCAGCCACGTCGCCGTCGTCATCGACGAGTACGGCGGCACGGCCGGCATCGTCACCATCGAGGACATCCTGGAGGAGATCGTCGGTGAGATCACCGACGAGTACGACCGGGAGCTGCCGCCGGTCGAGGAGCTGGCGGACGGCTGCTTCCGGGTCACCGCCCGGCTCGACATCACCGACCTGGGCGAGCTGTTCGGGCTCGACGAGTACGACGACGAGGACGTGGAGACGGTCGGCGGGCTGCTCGCCAAGGCGCTCGGCCGGGTGCCCATCGCGGGCGCCACGGCCGTCGTGGACCTGCCGGACGGGCGGGGGCTGCGGCTCACCGCCGAGTCCCCGGCGGGCCGCCGGAACAAGATCGTGACCGTGCTCGTGGAGCCGGTCCCGGCCAAGGCGGAGGACCTGACGTGATGACGCCCCAGGAGCTCAGGGCCTTCTGCCTGTCGTTCAACGCGGCGACGGAGGAGTTCCCCTTCGACTCGCGGACCTCGGTCTTCAAGGTCCTCGGGAAGATGTTCGCCCTGAGCGACCTGGGCGGCAGCCCGCTCACCGCCAACCTCAAGTGCGACCCGGACGACGCGGTGCGGCTGCGCGCCGAGCACGCGGCGATCGTGCCCGGCTGGCACATGAACAAGCGGCACTGGAACACGGTGGACGTGGAGCGGCTCCCGGACCGGCTGGTCCGGGAGCTGATCGAGGACTCCTACGACCTGGTCGTGGCCGGTCTGCCGAAGGCCGAGCGGCTCCGGCTCGACCGGCCCTGACCCCTCAGCCCTTCTGGCGGCCAAGACCGGCCGCCACCAGCGCCGCCGCCGCGACCACGATCACCGCGTCGATCAGCAGCACCGTGCGCACCCCGTGGAAGAGGTCGCCCCCGGTGGTGGCGAGCACCCCCAGCAGCGGGATGCCGATGGTGATGCCGACCTGCTGGGTGGTGGTGACCAGACCGGTGGCCAGCCCCTGCTCCTCGTCGGGGACGCCGCTGGTGACGGTCACTCCGTACGAGATGATCGCGCCCAGGTGGCACATGCTGGCCAGCGAGACGGCGACGGTGGCGAGCAGTGCGCCCGACCCGCTGCCCAGCGCCAGCAGCAGGGCGACGAACAGGCCCTGGCCGAGCAGCGAGCCGACCAGCGTGCGGCGGGCGCCGAAACGGCCGATGACCTTGGCGGCGTACGTTCCGGCGAGGGCCGACATGACGCCCTGGACGCCGAAGACCAGACCGGTGCGGAAGGACGACAGGCCCAGCACCTCCTGGAGGTAGAGGGTCAGGACGAAGACGACCGTCGACATCATCGAAAAGGTGACCAGGCCGCCGAGGTTGCCCCACGCCACCGTGCGGCGCCGCAGCATCGTCAGCGACACCAGCGGCGTCCCGGCCCGCGTCTCGACCGCCACGAACGCGGCGAGCAGCAGGACGCCGACGGTCAGCGTGCCCCACACGTCCACACCGCCGAAGCCGCGCTGGGCCGCCGTGGACAGGGCGTAGATCACCGCGAGCAGACCGCCGGTGACGGTGATCGCGCCGGGCACGTCCAGCCGCGGGCGGTCCGTGGCTCCGGCCGCTCCCGTACGGTCGTGCCGGAGCGAGCCGGGCAGCAGGCCGGGCGCCAGCGCCAGCACGATCACCGCGGCGACCGTGAGCAGGCCCATCGTCGAGCGCCAGCCCAGTGTGTCCGTCATGACCCCGCCGAGCACCATGCCGACGGTGAAGCCCAGCGAGAGCAGGGTGCCGCTGATGCCGAGCGCGCGGTCGCGCTGCGGGCCCTCGGGGAAGGTGGTCGTCAGCAGCGACATCCCGGTCGGCACGATCACGGCGGCGCCCAGGCCCTGGAGCGCGCGGCCCGCCAGGAACGACGCCGGGTCCCAGGCGAGGGTGGCGAGCAGCGAGGCCGCGCCGAACAGGGCGAGCCCCGCCAGGAACAGCCGCTTGCGGCCGTGGAGATCGGCGATCCGGCCGAAGAGCAGCAGGAAGCCGCCGGAGGGCAGGGCGAACGCGGTGACCGCCCACTGCAGCGCGGACCGGCTCAGACCGAGGTCCTCGCCGAGCACGGGCAGCGCCACGTTGAGTACGGAGAAGTCGAGCGCCACCATGAACTGGGCGGCGCACAGCACGAACAGGACGAGCTTCGCCCGGCCCGAGAGCCGGCCGTCCTCCTGTCCGGGGGCGGTGACCGGCGCGGCCGGTGCGGTGTGGGTGTCGAGTGCCATGGCCACAGCCTGGCCGCCCGGGAATGCCCGTGGAGAGTGGGAACTTATCCTGTTGGTGGCACCACCAGGCAGTGCCCGGGGGTGCCGGCAGGCAGCCGACGAGGGGGAGTGGGATACGTGGCCACGCCGGTCGAGAAGTCATCGCGCCGCACCGAACTGCGCGAGTTCCTGATGAACCGGCGGGGCCGGATCAGCCCCACGGACGCCGGGCTGCCCGACGGCGGCGCCCGCCGCCGCACCCCGGGCCTGCGCCGCGAGGAGGTCGCCGTCCTCGCCGGGGTGGGGGTCTCCTGGTACCAGTGGCTGGAGCAGGGGCGGGACATCAGCGTGTCGCCGCAGGTCCTGGACTCGGTGGGCCGGGTCCTCAAGCTGACCAGCGCCGAGCGGCGGCACCTGTACGTGCTGGCCGGGCTCAATCCGCCCGCGCCCGAGGTCGATCCGGCCGTCGCCGACATGTGCCAGGGGCTCCAGCGGCTCATCGACGCCTGGATGCCGTTCCCGGCGCACATCATGGACGCGTACTGGAACACCGTGATGTACAACGACTCGGCCGCCCTGGTGCTCGGCATGCGGCCCGAGATCGTGCAGAACTGCCTGATCGCGTTCTTCACCGACCCCGTCTACCGCTCCCGCGCCAAGCGCTGGGACGAGATCGCGGCGAACGTGGTGGCCCAGTACCGGGCCGCCTGCTCCGAGCACCCCGGCGACGAAGGCTTCCAGGAGGTCGTGGACGAGGCGTCCCGGCTGTCGGCGGAGTTCGCCGAGCTGTGGGCGCGGCGGGACATCCTGCCGGGCGGCCAGATCAGCAAGGAGCTCGCGCACCCGGTGGTCGGCGCCCTGTACGTCGAGTCCACCCAGCTGCGCATCCCGGCGCGGCCGGACCTGACGATCGTGCTGCACAACCCGCTGCCCGAGACGGACACCGCCGCCAAGCTGGAGTGGCTGACCTCGCCGGAGGGGCGGCGCGGGTCGATGTACCCGGTGGCGGGCTGAGGCGCGGCCGTCCGGGGCCACTCCTTATGCTCGTCGCATGACTCAGAGCACCGGACTCGACCCCGAGGACCGCAAGATCATCACGCTGGCGCGCAGCGCCCGCGCCCGCAACCAGGTGGCCGAGGGCGCGGCCGTACGGGACGAGACCGGGCGAACCTATGTCGCCGGGACCGTGGAGCTCGACTCCCTCAAGCTGTCCGCGCTGCGCACGGCGGTGGCGATGGCGGTGGCCAGCGGGGCGAAGTCGCTGGAGGCGGCGGCCGTGGTGAGCGAGGCGGTGGAGGTGCCGGCGGAGGATCTGGCGGCCGTGCGGGATCTGGGGGGTGCGGGGACGCCGGTGCTGCTGGCGGGGCCGGACGGCGAGCTCCGCACCCACGCGGTGGCCTGACCCCACGCGGGTGTTGGGCCCGGTGTTCGTCTGCGGCCCGGTGGTCGCTTCTCGCGCAGTTCCCCGCGCCCCTGGGAGGGCCCTCCGGGCCCCTCTTCGGGGGTGTGGGCGGGATGAAGTGGCGGGCTCAGCCACCGCTTTTGAGGGGCGCGGGGAACTGCGCGAGCAACCCACCACGGCCCGCAGACGAAGTTCGGCCAGAAACGGGGTGGCTGGTTTCAGGTTGTGGGGGTGGGGGGTTTCGGCCGTCCTCGGGGCGTGTCGAAGAAACCCCCCTTCCCCCCTTGCGCCCCCGCACCCCCCGCGCATCAATGAACAGCAGTTCATCCGACGGACCGTCAGATTCGCTGCGGCCGGGCAGGGGGCGCGAGCCGCGGCCCCCGGGCCGAGTCGGCCGCCCTCCTCCCGCGTGGCGTGCGCACCCCGCCCGCGGCCGGTTTCACGCGCATGCGCATGCGCTCCAGCGCGGCACTCGCCAACTCCCTGTACGGGAAGTACGGGAAGGGGAACCGATGGTACGCAAGAGGCCACTGCTCATCGCGGCGCTCGCCGCGGGCGGGCTGGCCACCGGTGCACTGGTGCTGGCCCCGACGGCCGAGGCCGTCTCCCCGGGGTCCGCCACCGAGGTCTACAACTGCGGTTTCTACGGCGGCGGTGAGGCCACCTTGACGGTCGCCCAGAACGGCACGGCCGCCACCGTCACCCTCACCTCCTCCGAGATCACCACCCCGATCGGGGTCGGCGCGGACACCATCACCACCACGCTGACCATGGCCAAGTCGGGCGGCGGCACCCTCGTCTTCAGCGGGAAGCGCAACCCCGCGATGGCCGCGGGCAGCGGGGTCACGGTCGGTCCGCTCAGCGGCACCGTCTCGCCGGGGCTCACCGCCAACGCCCATCCCGGCTCGGTGAAGATGCTGGTCTTCGGGGTCACGGTGACGTGCACCTCGACGGCCGCCCAGGCGCCCGGACCGTTCGTGTTCAGCTGATCCGCGCCCGCCCCTGCGACCCCCCACGCACCAAGGAGCCGGTGCCGCCTCGGCGGTACCGGCTCTGCCGTCGGTCGCGGACCCCGATCTCCCGTTTGACCTGCGAGAACGCGGATCTTGACAGTATCTGATGGGCCATCAGTCAATGGATCCGGATGGCATTGACTTCTTTTCGCGCCCCCATGTCAATGGCTCCCTGCCGGCGCAGCCGAGCCGCTGCTGCGCCACAACCGCAGAGGAGGGCAGTCATGCCTTCAGCACGAAGACGGCGCCACTGGGCCGCCGTACTGGGAGCCGCGGCGCTCATGGCCGGCGGCGGCGCGCTCATCGCGCCCGCCCACGCGCTGGCCGCGACGCCCGTCGACTTCGCCACGCACTGCGTACCCCCGCCCATCGCGGGCATCCCGCCGATCGACGGCACCACCACCGCCCAGATCACCGTCGACAAGGCGGCGCCCAAGGTCGGCGACACGGTCACCGTCACGTACACGGTCAGCAAGCCCGCCGCGAGCAACCCGGTGGACCTGGCGCTGCCCGCCGACATCATGACCCCCACCGGAAAGGTCACCCTGGGCGGCGCCCAGAGCGGCGACGTCACCGTCGCCGGACCCAAGAAGAACGACCCGGTGCCGGGGAAGGGCGCGTTCCCGCCGTTCTCCATGACCGGTACGTTCACCGTCACCGCACCCGGCGCGATCACCCTCTCGCCCGGCGACTACAACATCCACACCAGCTACATCATGGAGCTGGACACCCCCTGCACGGTCACCAACCCGCCCGCGCCCGTCTCCGAGACGGTCACCGCGACCGGCGGCGGCCAGACCAACCAGCGGACCGTCCAGCTGGGCACCGCCTCCGGCAACCCCGGCGCCGGTGTCACCGTCACCGGGACCAAGTTCACCGCGGGCGCGACCGTGACGGTCGCGGGCCGTGCCGGAGCGGCCGAGACGGCCGACCGGACGACGGTCACGGCCGACGCGCAGGGCGGGTTCTCCACCTCCCTGACCGTCAACGACAAGGCGACCAGCGGGATCGTCGCCTACGAAGGGGCGAGCTGGAGCGACGACAAGGGCGCGGGCCCGGCGGCGTACACCGTCATCGACAACACGCCGACCCCGCCGAACAGCCAGAAGCTCACCTCCTCGGTGAAGGCGGGCACGCTCTCCATGACCCAGGCCGGTGACGCCGTCACCATGGACGCCGTCGACTTCGGCCAGGGCGGCTTCTCCCGGGGCTCGCTCCAGACGGTGACGGTCCAGGACTTCCGCGGCGGCCCCGCGGGCTGGTCCCTGACCGGCAAGGTCACCGACTTCACCGGCCCCGGCGGGGCCAGGATCGACGCCGGAAAGCTCGGCTGGACCCCCGTCTGCACCACCAAGGCCGGCTCCCCGTCGACCTGCGCGGCGGGCTCTCCCGGCACCGTCGGCAGCGCGGGCGCGACCCTCGCGACCACGCCGAACGCGGCGCTCACCGGCGGCGAGTTCACCGTCGACGCCCGGGTCTCGCTGAACGTCCCGGCGTTCACGGCCCCCGGCTCCTACGCCGGTGTGCTCACACTCACGCTGGCCTGATCCACCCGTGGGCCGGGCGCGCACCCGGCCGGCCCACCCGTCCCCGGGGGTTGTGACCGTGCGCAAGCTCTCCCTGCTGCTGCCGTTCCTGCTGGCCGCGGCCGTCCTCGCGCCCAGCGCGCCCGCGCGCGCCGCCGACAACGGCAACTGGGCCGTCTACCCGTCGGCCGGCGGCGCCGACCGGCGCCCGTACTTCTAC includes:
- a CDS encoding hemolysin family protein, which translates into the protein MTGQLIFGAVALVVVAWLAACAEAGIARTSSFRAAEAVRSGRRGAARLAQVAADPTRYLNVALLVRVACEMAAGVLVTYVCLEEFGETWTALVVAIAVMVLVSYVAVGVSPRTIGRQHPLNTATAAAYVLLPLARIMGPVPQLLILLGNALTPGKGFRKGPFASEAELRAMVDLAEQESLIEDEERRMVHSVFELGDTLVREVMVPRTDLVCIERYKTIRQALTLALRSGFSRIPVTGENEDDIVGIVYLKDLVRKTHINRDSEADLVSTAMRPAAFVPDTKNAGDLLREMQQDRSHVAVVIDEYGGTAGIVTIEDILEEIVGEITDEYDRELPPVEELADGCFRVTARLDITDLGELFGLDEYDDEDVETVGGLLAKALGRVPIAGATAVVDLPDGRGLRLTAESPAGRRNKIVTVLVEPVPAKAEDLT
- a CDS encoding MmcQ/YjbR family DNA-binding protein, whose product is MTPQELRAFCLSFNAATEEFPFDSRTSVFKVLGKMFALSDLGGSPLTANLKCDPDDAVRLRAEHAAIVPGWHMNKRHWNTVDVERLPDRLVRELIEDSYDLVVAGLPKAERLRLDRP
- a CDS encoding MFS transporter — its product is MALDTHTAPAAPVTAPGQEDGRLSGRAKLVLFVLCAAQFMVALDFSVLNVALPVLGEDLGLSRSALQWAVTAFALPSGGFLLLFGRIADLHGRKRLFLAGLALFGAASLLATLAWDPASFLAGRALQGLGAAVIVPTGMSLLTTTFPEGPQRDRALGISGTLLSLGFTVGMVLGGVMTDTLGWRSTMGLLTVAAVIVLALAPGLLPGSLRHDRTGAAGATDRPRLDVPGAITVTGGLLAVIYALSTAAQRGFGGVDVWGTLTVGVLLLAAFVAVETRAGTPLVSLTMLRRRTVAWGNLGGLVTFSMMSTVVFVLTLYLQEVLGLSSFRTGLVFGVQGVMSALAGTYAAKVIGRFGARRTLVGSLLGQGLFVALLLALGSGSGALLATVAVSLASMCHLGAIISYGVTVTSGVPDEEQGLATGLVTTTQQVGITIGIPLLGVLATTGGDLFHGVRTVLLIDAVIVVAAAALVAAGLGRQKG
- a CDS encoding helix-turn-helix transcriptional regulator, producing the protein MNRRGRISPTDAGLPDGGARRRTPGLRREEVAVLAGVGVSWYQWLEQGRDISVSPQVLDSVGRVLKLTSAERRHLYVLAGLNPPAPEVDPAVADMCQGLQRLIDAWMPFPAHIMDAYWNTVMYNDSAALVLGMRPEIVQNCLIAFFTDPVYRSRAKRWDEIAANVVAQYRAACSEHPGDEGFQEVVDEASRLSAEFAELWARRDILPGGQISKELAHPVVGALYVESTQLRIPARPDLTIVLHNPLPETDTAAKLEWLTSPEGRRGSMYPVAG
- a CDS encoding cytidine deaminase, translated to MTQSTGLDPEDRKIITLARSARARNQVAEGAAVRDETGRTYVAGTVELDSLKLSALRTAVAMAVASGAKSLEAAAVVSEAVEVPAEDLAAVRDLGGAGTPVLLAGPDGELRTHAVA
- a CDS encoding beta-xylosidase, which translates into the protein MPSARRRRHWAAVLGAAALMAGGGALIAPAHALAATPVDFATHCVPPPIAGIPPIDGTTTAQITVDKAAPKVGDTVTVTYTVSKPAASNPVDLALPADIMTPTGKVTLGGAQSGDVTVAGPKKNDPVPGKGAFPPFSMTGTFTVTAPGAITLSPGDYNIHTSYIMELDTPCTVTNPPAPVSETVTATGGGQTNQRTVQLGTASGNPGAGVTVTGTKFTAGATVTVAGRAGAAETADRTTVTADAQGGFSTSLTVNDKATSGIVAYEGASWSDDKGAGPAAYTVIDNTPTPPNSQKLTSSVKAGTLSMTQAGDAVTMDAVDFGQGGFSRGSLQTVTVQDFRGGPAGWSLTGKVTDFTGPGGARIDAGKLGWTPVCTTKAGSPSTCAAGSPGTVGSAGATLATTPNAALTGGEFTVDARVSLNVPAFTAPGSYAGVLTLTLA